Proteins from a single region of Allocatelliglobosispora scoriae:
- a CDS encoding golvesin C-terminal-like domain-containing protein, with amino-acid sequence MLLGVGGAAGGLELLSGAPALAVPAPTIASCATWGARNPSDALTILGNNPNKILIHHTATANSTDYTLAHAYALSRSIQNYHMDSNGWSDTGQHFTVSRGGFITEGRHNSLSKLTAGSGMVQGAHCPGQNDQAIGIENEGTYTSLTPPAALYNKLVDFCAYIADQYNLPATAIYGHRDFHATSCPGDAFYAMLPQLRSDVAAKLNAWSTIIDNTSAGFRASSAWLTSTYSSQRYGADYRYATPIAAGDAAYYSATLPSSGNYKVETWYPANTGYNAVTPFVVFSSAGSTTVNVNQQANGGKWVSLGTHAFSSGARDIVAVSRWTSGTQYVIADAVRVTRV; translated from the coding sequence GTGTTGCTCGGAGTCGGCGGCGCTGCCGGCGGCCTGGAGTTGCTCTCAGGCGCGCCCGCTCTCGCCGTGCCCGCGCCCACCATCGCGAGCTGCGCCACCTGGGGTGCCCGCAACCCCTCGGACGCGCTGACGATCCTCGGCAACAATCCCAACAAGATCTTGATCCACCACACCGCCACCGCGAACTCCACGGACTACACGCTGGCGCACGCCTATGCCCTGTCGCGGAGCATCCAGAACTACCACATGGACAGCAACGGCTGGTCCGACACCGGCCAGCACTTCACCGTCTCCCGGGGCGGCTTCATCACCGAGGGGCGGCACAACAGCCTGTCGAAGCTCACCGCGGGCAGCGGGATGGTGCAGGGCGCGCACTGCCCCGGCCAGAACGACCAGGCGATCGGCATCGAGAACGAGGGCACCTACACCTCGCTGACACCGCCGGCGGCGCTCTACAACAAGCTCGTCGACTTCTGCGCCTACATCGCCGATCAGTACAATCTGCCCGCGACCGCGATCTACGGGCACCGGGACTTCCACGCGACCTCCTGCCCCGGCGACGCGTTCTACGCCATGCTGCCGCAGCTCCGCAGCGATGTGGCGGCGAAGCTCAACGCCTGGAGCACGATCATCGACAACACGTCGGCCGGGTTCCGGGCATCGTCGGCGTGGCTCACCTCGACCTACTCGTCGCAGCGTTACGGGGCGGACTACCGATACGCGACGCCGATCGCGGCCGGGGACGCCGCCTACTACTCGGCGACCCTGCCGAGCAGCGGCAACTACAAGGTGGAGACGTGGTACCCGGCGAACACGGGCTACAACGCGGTGACGCCGTTCGTGGTCTTCTCGTCGGCGGGGTCGACGACGGTCAACGTCAACCAGCAGGCCAACGGGGGAAAGTGGGTCAGCCTGGGGACGCACGCGTTCTCGTCGGGTGCCCGGGACATCGTGGCGGTGAGCCGGTGGACGAGCGGGACGCAGTACGTCATCGCCGACGCCGTCCGCGTGACGCGGGTGTAG
- a CDS encoding sensor histidine kinase, with the protein MRTHHRPPWPLFIGVLQIVGAVVAFRDRAGPAPLAIVLLLAGPLLLFALYRQTALTVAAVCGVAAGWLALGYPLGPVVPSLVAAVIGAVVRGARPGAWLSLAGLWLAWLGFGLADLRPLGTPLQELRGLGLVALLAFAAELVDNRRQRIIAFRKLVTEERLRRHEEEQRRAGEQRLRIARDLHDVLAHSLSLITVRASVALEVMDTNPDEVRPALLAIKQASRDGLDEVRAVLAGLRSPDDTSAAPRSPTPDLDRLGELLDDASTAGLTVTLTSSGTAAEVPAAVGLAAYRIIQEALTNVVRHSQARTAAVHLHHAAGSLTIGVVDGGPPQQPTSDEGGNGLIGIRERASALGGTASCDSTPDGGFTVMALLPTGTGGKS; encoded by the coding sequence GTGAGAACGCACCACAGGCCGCCCTGGCCCCTCTTCATCGGCGTACTCCAGATCGTCGGTGCGGTCGTCGCGTTCCGCGACCGGGCGGGTCCGGCACCGCTCGCCATCGTGCTGCTGCTCGCCGGTCCGCTGCTGCTCTTCGCCCTCTACCGGCAGACCGCGCTGACCGTCGCCGCCGTCTGCGGTGTCGCGGCGGGGTGGCTGGCCCTCGGCTACCCGCTGGGTCCGGTGGTTCCGTCGCTGGTGGCGGCCGTGATCGGCGCGGTCGTGCGCGGCGCTCGCCCCGGTGCCTGGCTGTCGCTGGCCGGCCTCTGGCTCGCCTGGCTGGGCTTCGGCCTCGCCGACCTCCGCCCGCTCGGCACGCCCCTGCAGGAGCTGCGCGGGCTCGGCCTCGTCGCGCTGCTCGCCTTCGCCGCCGAGCTCGTCGACAACCGGCGGCAGCGGATCATCGCCTTCCGCAAGCTCGTCACCGAGGAGCGGCTGCGCCGCCACGAGGAGGAGCAGCGCCGGGCCGGTGAGCAACGCCTGCGCATCGCGCGCGACCTGCACGACGTCCTGGCCCACAGCCTGTCGCTCATCACGGTCCGCGCGTCCGTCGCGCTCGAGGTCATGGACACCAATCCCGATGAGGTACGCCCAGCGCTGCTCGCGATCAAGCAGGCGAGCCGGGACGGGTTGGACGAGGTGCGCGCGGTGCTCGCCGGACTCCGCTCCCCCGACGACACCTCGGCGGCGCCGCGCAGCCCGACACCCGATCTGGACCGGCTCGGCGAGCTCCTCGATGACGCCTCGACGGCCGGGCTGACGGTTACCCTGACCAGCAGCGGCACTGCTGCCGAGGTGCCCGCGGCGGTGGGGCTCGCGGCGTACCGGATCATTCAGGAGGCGCTGACCAACGTGGTCCGGCACAGTCAGGCGCGGACGGCTGCCGTCCACCTGCACCATGCGGCGGGCTCGCTGACGATCGGCGTCGTCGACGGCGGTCCGCCCCAGCAGCCGACGAGCGACGAGGGCGGCAACGGCCTCATCGGCATCCGCGAGCGGGCGAGCGCCCTCGGCGGCACCGCAAGCTGCGACAGCACCCCCGACGGGGGCTTCACCGTGATGGCGCTACTCCCCACCGGCACCGGAGGAAAATCATGA
- a CDS encoding BTAD domain-containing putative transcriptional regulator: MKPRQLLATLLLQPGRPVSVDRLIEVLWPDEPPRSAAANVQTYVSGLRGVLATEALARGVTERSEGAPQGAPKNRALARGVTERSEGVPQGAPEGYLVRRPPGYACLLGDATLDLADFLARADEASRLRRLGHAADALAAVESALALWRGQPLADLPVSPLWRVELDRVAERRLAATEEWLELRMQLGDQAGVVAELRGLTSEHPLREGLWALLIRALAELDRRADALATYAECRRTFAEELGVEPGPELRRLHMNLLAEPVSGGSSSPRLDASAAIVLRGFAVFGEESAPAWAAGALLGRPSADEVIDSLVDARLMVDAGQDRLGQRRLRVPLLVRLVTQETPVDQAGLVRLLGGYLSLAERAAHALPSSLFGPGVVVAPRWTVPHPPPAVSADPGEWFAVEHPVLLAAVEAAARADRADLAWELAFTLVPWCGMALRPDVWAASHLAAQEACRRLGDSLGTAVTLRGLGQLHLYHDEYQQAEAAFGRARLIFAQLGQAAGVAAALAGLGTVHRIRGEHQQALDYYDRALRSYRESGQRWGEAYALGAIGQVWLAKNDPDEAGSWLGRALELATAIDDRHRVAHLTHQLGVVSVQQGRAGEAEARFSAALDVFVAIGDLHGEAYALVELASLAGGDERLIRALDIYQRLGDRSAEARTVSRLSDLYLASGRPDLAEAYRDEARRLANLLH, encoded by the coding sequence GTGAAACCGCGTCAGCTGCTCGCGACCCTCCTGCTGCAGCCCGGACGGCCCGTCTCCGTCGACCGGCTCATCGAGGTGCTCTGGCCCGACGAGCCGCCCCGGTCCGCCGCCGCCAACGTGCAGACCTACGTCAGCGGTCTGCGCGGTGTGCTCGCCACCGAGGCGCTGGCACGAGGAGTGACCGAGCGAAGCGAGGGAGCCCCGCAGGGCGCGCCTAAGAATCGGGCGCTGGCACGAGGAGTGACCGAGCGAAGCGAGGGAGTCCCGCAGGGCGCGCCCGAGGGTTATCTCGTGCGCCGCCCGCCCGGCTACGCCTGCCTCCTCGGCGACGCCACGCTGGACCTCGCCGACTTCCTGGCCCGCGCCGACGAGGCGAGCCGGCTGCGGCGCCTCGGCCACGCCGCCGACGCGCTCGCCGCGGTCGAGTCCGCGCTCGCCCTGTGGCGCGGGCAGCCGCTCGCCGACCTCCCCGTCAGTCCACTGTGGCGGGTCGAGCTCGACCGCGTCGCCGAGCGGCGGCTCGCCGCGACCGAGGAGTGGCTGGAGCTGCGGATGCAGCTCGGCGACCAGGCCGGAGTCGTGGCCGAGCTGCGGGGACTCACCTCGGAGCACCCGCTCCGGGAGGGCCTGTGGGCGTTGCTGATCAGGGCGCTGGCCGAGCTGGACCGCCGTGCCGACGCCCTCGCCACCTACGCCGAGTGCCGCCGGACCTTCGCCGAGGAGCTCGGCGTCGAACCGGGTCCGGAGCTGCGCCGCCTGCACATGAACCTGCTCGCCGAGCCCGTCAGCGGCGGCAGCTCCTCACCTCGGCTCGACGCGTCGGCCGCGATCGTGCTGCGCGGCTTCGCCGTCTTCGGCGAGGAGTCGGCCCCCGCGTGGGCCGCCGGTGCGCTGCTGGGCCGCCCATCGGCCGATGAGGTGATCGACTCCCTGGTCGACGCCCGGCTCATGGTCGATGCCGGGCAGGACCGGCTGGGCCAGCGCCGCCTGCGCGTTCCGTTGCTGGTCCGGCTCGTCACCCAGGAGACCCCGGTCGATCAGGCGGGCCTGGTCCGGCTGCTCGGCGGCTACCTCTCCCTCGCCGAGCGGGCCGCACACGCGCTGCCCTCCAGCCTCTTCGGGCCGGGAGTCGTGGTCGCACCACGATGGACGGTGCCGCATCCGCCACCCGCCGTCAGCGCAGACCCGGGCGAGTGGTTCGCCGTCGAGCACCCCGTGCTGCTCGCGGCGGTCGAGGCGGCCGCCCGCGCCGACCGGGCCGACCTCGCCTGGGAGCTCGCCTTCACCCTGGTCCCGTGGTGCGGGATGGCGCTGCGGCCGGATGTCTGGGCAGCGAGCCACCTCGCCGCGCAGGAGGCGTGCCGCAGGCTCGGTGACAGCCTCGGCACCGCCGTCACGCTGCGCGGGCTCGGCCAGCTGCACCTCTATCACGACGAATACCAGCAGGCCGAAGCTGCTTTCGGCCGGGCCCGGCTGATCTTCGCGCAGCTCGGTCAGGCGGCCGGGGTCGCCGCGGCGCTCGCCGGGCTCGGCACGGTCCACCGGATCCGCGGCGAGCATCAGCAGGCACTCGACTACTACGACCGGGCGCTGCGCTCCTACCGCGAATCAGGGCAGCGGTGGGGCGAGGCCTATGCGCTCGGTGCCATCGGCCAGGTCTGGCTCGCCAAGAACGATCCGGACGAGGCCGGTTCCTGGCTGGGCCGGGCGCTCGAACTCGCCACCGCCATCGACGACCGGCACCGGGTGGCCCACCTCACCCACCAGCTCGGCGTCGTCAGCGTCCAGCAGGGCCGGGCCGGCGAGGCGGAGGCCCGCTTCAGCGCCGCGCTCGACGTCTTCGTCGCGATCGGTGACCTGCACGGCGAGGCGTACGCCCTGGTCGAGCTCGCCTCCCTCGCCGGTGGCGACGAGCGCCTGATCCGCGCGTTGGACATCTACCAGCGCCTCGGCGACCGCAGCGCCGAGGCGAGGACGGTGTCCCGCCTGAGCGACCTCTACCTGGCGAGCGGCCGCCCCGACCTGGCCGAGGCCTACCGCGACGAGGCCCGCCGCCTGGCGAACCTGCTCCACTGA